A stretch of Perognathus longimembris pacificus isolate PPM17 chromosome 1, ASM2315922v1, whole genome shotgun sequence DNA encodes these proteins:
- the LOC125363227 gene encoding transmembrane protein 198-like isoform X4 has protein sequence MEKTLLPLTLTSDPRPFNQQLSEPPNSRCVLEPQDNPELAPTLVCALCCCFGIVYCCFGYRCFKAVMFLSGLLSGALVIFLLCHKERVLETQLSLEVTAGIALGIGLLCGLVTMLVRSVGLFLTGLLLGLTMGIGILLGTEPIYQPPSAWVPAGGLVGLALLGALLTLRWSRPFTILGTALLGAAVLVACADYFLEGLALGSRLGQRLQALAALPPLCWYSWVLLGTWPALGALGALAQWKLVAEEYGGHANGLFPGFPDSTKTDPSLDSKVMMGGRKNMGSCE, from the exons ATGGAGAAAACCTTGCTGCCCTTGACTCTGACATCTGACCCAAGGCCCTTTAATCAACAACTCTCAGAGCCTCCCAACTCAAGATGTGTCTTGGAGCCCCAGGACAATCCTGAACTGGCACCCACCCTGGTGTGTGCCCTTTGCTGCTGCTTTGGAATCGTCTACTGCTGCTTCG GCTACCGCTGCTTCAAGGCAGTGATGTTTCTCTCCGGCCTGCTGTCAGGAGCTCTGGTGATCTTCCTTCTGTGCCACAAGGAACGGGTGCTGGAGACACAGCTGAGCCTAGAGGTGACCGCAGGCATCGCGCTCGGCATTGGCCTCCTCTGTGGCCTCGTCACCATGCTGGTTCGAAGTGTTGGACTCTTCCTGACTGGTCTCCTGCTAGGCCTGACCATGGGCATTGGGATCCTGCTGGGCACTGAACCCATCTATCAACCACCCTCAGCCTGGGTGCCAGCGGGGGGACTGGTGGGACTGGCACTACTGGGAGCCCTGCTCACACTTCGGTGGTCACGTCCATTCACCATTCTGGGCACAGCTCTTCTGGGTGCTGCAGTGCTGGTGGCCTGTGCTGACTACTTCCTGGAGGGGCTGGCACTGGGTAGTCGGCTGGGCCAACGCCTGCAGGCACTTGCAGCCTTGCCTCCTCTCTGTTGGTATAGCTGGGTCTTATTGGGGACCTGGCCTGCCTTGGGAGCTCTTGGAGCCCTGGCCCAGTGGAAACTCGTGGCTGAAGAATATGGAGGCCATGCCAATG gtcTGTTCCCTGGTTTCCCAGACAGCACGAAGACAGATCCCTCCCTGGACAGCAAAGTtatgatgggagggaggaagaacatGGGATCATGTGAATAA
- the LOC125363227 gene encoding transmembrane protein 198-like isoform X3: MEKTLLPLTLTSDPRPFNQQLSEPPNSRCVLEPQDNPELAPTLVCALCCCFGIVYCCFGYRCFKAVMFLSGLLSGALVIFLLCHKERVLETQLSLEVTAGIALGIGLLCGLVTMLVRSVGLFLTGLLLGLTMGIGILLGTEPIYQPPSAWVPAGGLVGLALLGALLTLRWSRPFTILGTALLGAAVLVACADYFLEGLALGSRLGQRLQALAALPPLCWYSWVLLGTWPALGALGALAQWKLVAEEYGGHANAVILSHQRRHFQLLRIPQQEAKWHRTPSRAGLCEGSYSWQLPTTNSRSPADSLAPVCSLVSQTARRQIPPWTAKL, translated from the exons ATGGAGAAAACCTTGCTGCCCTTGACTCTGACATCTGACCCAAGGCCCTTTAATCAACAACTCTCAGAGCCTCCCAACTCAAGATGTGTCTTGGAGCCCCAGGACAATCCTGAACTGGCACCCACCCTGGTGTGTGCCCTTTGCTGCTGCTTTGGAATCGTCTACTGCTGCTTCG GCTACCGCTGCTTCAAGGCAGTGATGTTTCTCTCCGGCCTGCTGTCAGGAGCTCTGGTGATCTTCCTTCTGTGCCACAAGGAACGGGTGCTGGAGACACAGCTGAGCCTAGAGGTGACCGCAGGCATCGCGCTCGGCATTGGCCTCCTCTGTGGCCTCGTCACCATGCTGGTTCGAAGTGTTGGACTCTTCCTGACTGGTCTCCTGCTAGGCCTGACCATGGGCATTGGGATCCTGCTGGGCACTGAACCCATCTATCAACCACCCTCAGCCTGGGTGCCAGCGGGGGGACTGGTGGGACTGGCACTACTGGGAGCCCTGCTCACACTTCGGTGGTCACGTCCATTCACCATTCTGGGCACAGCTCTTCTGGGTGCTGCAGTGCTGGTGGCCTGTGCTGACTACTTCCTGGAGGGGCTGGCACTGGGTAGTCGGCTGGGCCAACGCCTGCAGGCACTTGCAGCCTTGCCTCCTCTCTGTTGGTATAGCTGGGTCTTATTGGGGACCTGGCCTGCCTTGGGAGCTCTTGGAGCCCTGGCCCAGTGGAAACTCGTGGCTGAAGAATATGGAGGCCATGCCAATG CAGTGATCCTAAGCCACCAGCGAAGGCATTTCCAGCTCCTTCGGATCCCTCAGCAAGAGGCCAAGTGGCACCGGACCCCCTCCAGAGCAGGATTGTGTGAGGGCAGCTATTCGTGGCAGCTCCCTACCACCAATTCCCGGAGCCCTGCTGACAGTCTGGCAcct gtcTGTTCCCTGGTTTCCCAGACAGCACGAAGACAGATCCCTCCCTGGACAGCAAAGTtatga
- the LOC125363227 gene encoding transmembrane protein 198-like isoform X2, which produces MEKTLLPLTLTSDPRPFNQQLSEPPNSRCVLEPQDNPELAPTLVCALCCCFGIVYCCFGYRCFKAVMFLSGLLSGALVIFLLCHKERVLETQLSLEVTAGIALGIGLLCGLVTMLVRSVGLFLTGLLLGLTMGIGILLGTEPIYQPPSAWVPAGGLVGLALLGALLTLRWSRPFTILGTALLGAAVLVACADYFLEGLALGSRLGQRLQALAALPPLCWYSWVLLGTWPALGALGALAQWKLVAEEYGGHANVILSHQRRHFQLLRIPQQEAKWHRTPSRAGLCEGSYSWQLPTTNSRSPADSLAPSYLQSLQEHHLGPSTQATAPHIILDLDSDYGSTVPLTLPSSSTQT; this is translated from the exons ATGGAGAAAACCTTGCTGCCCTTGACTCTGACATCTGACCCAAGGCCCTTTAATCAACAACTCTCAGAGCCTCCCAACTCAAGATGTGTCTTGGAGCCCCAGGACAATCCTGAACTGGCACCCACCCTGGTGTGTGCCCTTTGCTGCTGCTTTGGAATCGTCTACTGCTGCTTCG GCTACCGCTGCTTCAAGGCAGTGATGTTTCTCTCCGGCCTGCTGTCAGGAGCTCTGGTGATCTTCCTTCTGTGCCACAAGGAACGGGTGCTGGAGACACAGCTGAGCCTAGAGGTGACCGCAGGCATCGCGCTCGGCATTGGCCTCCTCTGTGGCCTCGTCACCATGCTGGTTCGAAGTGTTGGACTCTTCCTGACTGGTCTCCTGCTAGGCCTGACCATGGGCATTGGGATCCTGCTGGGCACTGAACCCATCTATCAACCACCCTCAGCCTGGGTGCCAGCGGGGGGACTGGTGGGACTGGCACTACTGGGAGCCCTGCTCACACTTCGGTGGTCACGTCCATTCACCATTCTGGGCACAGCTCTTCTGGGTGCTGCAGTGCTGGTGGCCTGTGCTGACTACTTCCTGGAGGGGCTGGCACTGGGTAGTCGGCTGGGCCAACGCCTGCAGGCACTTGCAGCCTTGCCTCCTCTCTGTTGGTATAGCTGGGTCTTATTGGGGACCTGGCCTGCCTTGGGAGCTCTTGGAGCCCTGGCCCAGTGGAAACTCGTGGCTGAAGAATATGGAGGCCATGCCAATG TGATCCTAAGCCACCAGCGAAGGCATTTCCAGCTCCTTCGGATCCCTCAGCAAGAGGCCAAGTGGCACCGGACCCCCTCCAGAGCAGGATTGTGTGAGGGCAGCTATTCGTGGCAGCTCCCTACCACCAATTCCCGGAGCCCTGCTGACAGTCTGGCAcct AGTTATCTCCAGAGTCTTCAGGAACACCATCTAGGACCAAGTACCCAGGCCACAGCCCCTCACATCATCTTGGACCTGGATTCTGACTATGGTTCCACTGTCCCCCTCACCTTGCCCTCTAGCTCCACCCAGACCTGA
- the LOC125363227 gene encoding transmembrane protein 198-like isoform X1, producing the protein MEKTLLPLTLTSDPRPFNQQLSEPPNSRCVLEPQDNPELAPTLVCALCCCFGIVYCCFGYRCFKAVMFLSGLLSGALVIFLLCHKERVLETQLSLEVTAGIALGIGLLCGLVTMLVRSVGLFLTGLLLGLTMGIGILLGTEPIYQPPSAWVPAGGLVGLALLGALLTLRWSRPFTILGTALLGAAVLVACADYFLEGLALGSRLGQRLQALAALPPLCWYSWVLLGTWPALGALGALAQWKLVAEEYGGHANAVILSHQRRHFQLLRIPQQEAKWHRTPSRAGLCEGSYSWQLPTTNSRSPADSLAPSYLQSLQEHHLGPSTQATAPHIILDLDSDYGSTVPLTLPSSSTQT; encoded by the exons ATGGAGAAAACCTTGCTGCCCTTGACTCTGACATCTGACCCAAGGCCCTTTAATCAACAACTCTCAGAGCCTCCCAACTCAAGATGTGTCTTGGAGCCCCAGGACAATCCTGAACTGGCACCCACCCTGGTGTGTGCCCTTTGCTGCTGCTTTGGAATCGTCTACTGCTGCTTCG GCTACCGCTGCTTCAAGGCAGTGATGTTTCTCTCCGGCCTGCTGTCAGGAGCTCTGGTGATCTTCCTTCTGTGCCACAAGGAACGGGTGCTGGAGACACAGCTGAGCCTAGAGGTGACCGCAGGCATCGCGCTCGGCATTGGCCTCCTCTGTGGCCTCGTCACCATGCTGGTTCGAAGTGTTGGACTCTTCCTGACTGGTCTCCTGCTAGGCCTGACCATGGGCATTGGGATCCTGCTGGGCACTGAACCCATCTATCAACCACCCTCAGCCTGGGTGCCAGCGGGGGGACTGGTGGGACTGGCACTACTGGGAGCCCTGCTCACACTTCGGTGGTCACGTCCATTCACCATTCTGGGCACAGCTCTTCTGGGTGCTGCAGTGCTGGTGGCCTGTGCTGACTACTTCCTGGAGGGGCTGGCACTGGGTAGTCGGCTGGGCCAACGCCTGCAGGCACTTGCAGCCTTGCCTCCTCTCTGTTGGTATAGCTGGGTCTTATTGGGGACCTGGCCTGCCTTGGGAGCTCTTGGAGCCCTGGCCCAGTGGAAACTCGTGGCTGAAGAATATGGAGGCCATGCCAATG CAGTGATCCTAAGCCACCAGCGAAGGCATTTCCAGCTCCTTCGGATCCCTCAGCAAGAGGCCAAGTGGCACCGGACCCCCTCCAGAGCAGGATTGTGTGAGGGCAGCTATTCGTGGCAGCTCCCTACCACCAATTCCCGGAGCCCTGCTGACAGTCTGGCAcct AGTTATCTCCAGAGTCTTCAGGAACACCATCTAGGACCAAGTACCCAGGCCACAGCCCCTCACATCATCTTGGACCTGGATTCTGACTATGGTTCCACTGTCCCCCTCACCTTGCCCTCTAGCTCCACCCAGACCTGA